The following coding sequences lie in one Heyndrickxia oleronia genomic window:
- a CDS encoding ABC transporter ATP-binding protein, translated as MKTILSAKNVQKIYGSKGNQYKALEDINLEIKEGEFIGIMGPSGAGKSTLLNILSTIDTPSAGDIIIANQNIVKMKEEELSDFRRNQLGFIFQDYNLLDTLTVKENILLPLALSKVPAQQINKRVEEIADTFGIREILHKYPYHISGGQKQRTAASRAIVTNPSLILADEPTGALDSKSATSLLESLTSLNENNQSTILMVTHDAFAASFCKRILFIKDGRIFAEIHKVQQSRQEFFQKIVDVLVSLGGGH; from the coding sequence ATGAAAACAATTTTATCCGCAAAAAATGTTCAAAAAATATATGGCTCAAAAGGAAATCAATACAAAGCATTGGAAGATATTAATTTAGAAATAAAGGAAGGCGAATTTATTGGAATTATGGGGCCTTCAGGAGCAGGTAAATCAACATTATTAAATATTTTATCGACGATTGATACGCCCTCAGCTGGGGATATAATCATCGCTAATCAAAATATCGTCAAAATGAAGGAAGAAGAACTTTCCGATTTCCGCCGGAATCAACTCGGATTTATTTTCCAGGACTACAATTTACTAGATACGCTAACGGTAAAGGAAAATATTTTGCTTCCTTTGGCGTTATCGAAGGTCCCAGCACAACAAATAAACAAACGCGTCGAGGAGATTGCTGATACCTTTGGGATTCGAGAAATACTTCATAAATATCCGTACCATATATCAGGAGGTCAAAAACAGAGAACAGCTGCATCCCGTGCAATAGTAACTAATCCAAGCCTAATCTTGGCGGACGAGCCTACAGGTGCCTTGGATTCAAAATCTGCAACAAGCTTATTAGAAAGCTTAACCTCCCTTAATGAAAATAATCAATCAACCATTCTTATGGTTACACATGATGCGTTTGCTGCAAGCTTTTGTAAAAGAATTCTATTTATTAAGGATGGACGAATCTTCGCAGAAATTCATAAAGTGCAGCAGTCTCGTCAGGAATTCTTTCAAAAAATAGTTGATGTCCTTGTTTCACTTGGAGGTGGACATTAG
- a CDS encoding DUF418 domain-containing protein: MKPSIPQKERILSLDIIRGIALFGILLINVGAYKIIMGEESLPVYSGFNRIVDTLIDMFIEKKFFSIFSFLFGVGFYIFASRAESRGDKPRWRFARRLIALFLIGIIHLIVFWGSILSIYAIIGLFLLPFYRARVSTISRWLGMIIVFYILSIVMKLFAPDMGVLSNIFAFIGNDAIAIFIMFLSGFLAAKADWIRHVRELSRQIRLIQMVTFPLFIGFSIWIWFASQADDQNIQSIIGLGLIPTTYFYLVSLFSILEHKQITKFLQPIAHVGQMAFTNYWAQSFIGLGIISLMGLEVVSPSNIVIISIVIYVIQMCYSVIWFKFFKMGPLEKVWRFMTYGRRFPATKK; encoded by the coding sequence ATGAAACCTTCCATTCCTCAGAAAGAACGTATCTTGTCTCTAGACATTATCCGTGGTATAGCATTATTTGGCATACTACTAATTAATGTCGGGGCATATAAAATCATTATGGGTGAAGAAAGTCTTCCTGTTTACAGTGGTTTTAATAGGATTGTCGACACACTCATTGACATGTTTATTGAGAAAAAATTCTTTTCAATCTTTTCATTTTTATTTGGTGTAGGGTTTTATATTTTTGCATCACGTGCTGAAAGCCGTGGAGATAAGCCGCGTTGGAGGTTTGCTAGGCGTTTAATCGCCCTTTTCCTCATTGGGATCATCCATTTAATTGTTTTTTGGGGATCGATCTTATCCATATATGCAATAATTGGCCTCTTCCTTCTACCTTTTTATCGAGCAAGGGTGTCAACAATTAGTAGGTGGTTAGGAATGATAATTGTTTTTTATATTCTTTCGATCGTAATGAAACTATTTGCTCCAGACATGGGAGTATTATCTAATATTTTTGCCTTTATAGGAAATGATGCAATTGCTATTTTCATCATGTTCTTATCAGGATTTCTAGCTGCTAAAGCAGATTGGATCCGTCATGTTCGTGAACTATCCAGACAAATAAGACTAATACAAATGGTGACATTCCCTTTATTCATTGGTTTCTCAATCTGGATTTGGTTTGCCTCTCAAGCAGATGATCAAAATATCCAATCAATTATTGGGCTTGGATTAATACCGACCACCTATTTTTACCTTGTAAGCTTATTTTCTATCTTAGAACATAAGCAGATCACAAAATTTCTTCAGCCAATTGCACATGTTGGTCAAATGGCATTTACAAATTATTGGGCGCAAAGCTTTATTGGGTTGGGAATCATTTCATTAATGGGGCTTGAAGTAGTGTCACCAAGTAACATTGTGATCATTTCAATCGTCATTTATGTGATCCAAATGTGTTATAGTGTCATCTGGTTTAAGTTCTTCAAGATGGGGCCATTAGAGAAGGTATGGCGATTTATGACATATGGGAGGAGATTTCCTGCCACAAAGAAATGA
- a CDS encoding SDR family oxidoreductase produces the protein MRLDGKVAIITGAASGMGKAIAEGYAKEGAKVVVSDLNLDGAKLVVEGIKASGGEAIAVQTNVASDDDLQRLFTETKQAFGTLDILVNNAGIMDGMEPVGEVTDERWEKVFAVNTLAVMKSMRIAINLFLEQGHGTIVNNISAGGLYGARAGAAYTASKHAVVGLTKNTAFMYADKNIRCNGIAPGAVITNIASTMTNVSEFGAGRQSLGLAINPRAGQPEEIAQMAIFLGSDESSFVNGQVIAVDGGWTAY, from the coding sequence ATGAGATTAGATGGAAAAGTAGCTATTATCACTGGTGCTGCATCAGGTATGGGTAAGGCAATTGCAGAAGGTTATGCAAAAGAAGGTGCAAAGGTTGTTGTATCAGACTTAAACTTAGATGGTGCAAAATTAGTTGTTGAAGGAATTAAGGCATCAGGTGGAGAAGCAATCGCCGTCCAAACAAACGTAGCTTCTGACGATGATCTACAACGTTTATTCACTGAAACGAAACAAGCCTTTGGAACATTAGATATCCTTGTTAATAATGCTGGCATCATGGATGGCATGGAGCCCGTAGGAGAAGTTACAGATGAACGCTGGGAAAAAGTATTCGCTGTAAATACATTAGCAGTTATGAAATCTATGCGTATCGCAATCAATCTCTTTTTAGAACAAGGACATGGAACTATAGTTAATAATATCTCTGCCGGTGGTCTATATGGTGCACGTGCTGGTGCTGCTTATACTGCTTCAAAACATGCTGTCGTAGGCCTTACAAAAAACACAGCCTTCATGTATGCAGATAAAAATATCCGTTGCAACGGTATTGCTCCAGGAGCAGTTATAACAAATATTGCTTCAACGATGACAAATGTGAGTGAATTTGGTGCAGGTCGTCAATCATTAGGTTTAGCTATTAATCCCCGTGCCGGCCAACCTGAAGAAATTGCACAAATGGCTATCTTTTTAGGGTCAGATGAATCAAGCTTTGTTAATGGACAGGTTATTGCTGTAGATGGTGGTTGGACCGCTTATTAA
- a CDS encoding IS1182 family transposase codes for MFKNYTMNQLVLPLDLEVKLQKNDIAFHIHHLVESIPHEVFEPFLRNEGCPAYHPRMMLKIILCAYTQSVFSGRKIEALLKDSIRMMWLAQGYEPSYRTINRFRVHSDVKELIRQCFVQFRCQLIEEKLIDQEAIFIDGTKIEANANKFTFVWKKSIEKYHHSLIERSNQLYNELLENEIIPEIEREGDEQLSLKELSQLVEKVDNVVAEYDKQIEESSDVPERKALRSERKYPKQVRKQLIDFVLRKQKYQRDFEIFGTRNSYSKTDLDATFMRMKDDYMQNGQLKAGYNVQIATEGQYTLAYSLFSNPTDTRTLIPFLDEIENHYFVLPKHIAADAGYGSEQNYNDILSNRKREALITYNLYLKEQKKKYKQNPLNPDNWQYCEETDTYICPNQKRLEFHYHSVRTDRTGFQRRFKIYECEDCSGCPFRSSCTKAKEGNNRKLMVNEQWEQQKEYVRAKLSEEKTSTIYRKRKIDVEPVFGFLKANLRFTRFSVRGKSKVENEMGLALMAVNLRKFTAKQLR; via the coding sequence ATGTTTAAAAATTATACCATGAATCAATTAGTTTTGCCTTTAGATTTAGAAGTAAAATTACAAAAAAATGATATTGCCTTTCATATCCATCATCTAGTTGAAAGTATTCCTCATGAAGTTTTCGAACCATTTCTGCGAAATGAGGGCTGTCCTGCTTATCATCCACGCATGATGCTTAAAATTATTTTATGTGCCTACACCCAATCTGTCTTTTCTGGGAGAAAAATTGAAGCCCTATTAAAAGACAGTATCCGGATGATGTGGCTAGCTCAAGGATATGAACCAAGCTACCGTACAATCAATCGATTCCGTGTTCATTCAGATGTGAAAGAATTAATTCGCCAATGTTTCGTCCAATTTCGTTGCCAATTAATCGAAGAAAAACTAATCGATCAAGAAGCAATTTTTATTGATGGTACAAAGATTGAAGCAAATGCGAATAAATTTACGTTTGTCTGGAAGAAATCGATTGAGAAATATCATCACAGTTTAATTGAAAGGTCAAACCAGCTATATAACGAGCTACTTGAGAACGAAATTATACCTGAAATTGAACGGGAAGGTGATGAACAATTATCATTGAAAGAGCTCTCTCAATTGGTTGAAAAAGTGGACAATGTCGTAGCCGAGTATGATAAACAAATTGAAGAATCATCAGACGTTCCAGAACGAAAAGCTTTAAGAAGTGAACGCAAATACCCGAAACAAGTGCGTAAACAGTTGATTGATTTTGTCTTACGAAAACAAAAATACCAACGAGACTTTGAAATCTTTGGCACACGTAATAGCTATTCTAAAACAGATCTGGACGCGACATTTATGCGAATGAAAGATGATTATATGCAAAACGGACAATTGAAAGCTGGCTACAATGTACAAATCGCAACGGAAGGGCAATACACGCTTGCCTATAGTTTATTTTCAAACCCAACAGATACACGTACGTTAATTCCATTTCTTGATGAAATCGAGAACCATTATTTCGTGTTACCGAAACATATTGCCGCAGATGCAGGTTATGGTAGTGAACAAAACTATAATGATATCCTTTCGAACAGAAAACGAGAAGCACTGATTACGTATAATCTATATTTGAAGGAGCAAAAGAAAAAGTACAAACAAAACCCATTGAATCCCGATAACTGGCAGTATTGTGAAGAAACAGATACATATATATGCCCTAACCAGAAACGTCTTGAATTTCACTATCATTCTGTCCGTACTGATCGTACAGGATTTCAACGAAGGTTCAAGATCTACGAGTGTGAGGACTGTTCGGGATGTCCATTCCGTTCATCATGTACAAAAGCTAAAGAAGGCAACAATCGAAAACTAATGGTGAATGAACAATGGGAACAACAAAAAGAATATGTGAGAGCGAAGCTTTCAGAAGAGAAAACGAGCACCATCTATCGAAAACGCAAAATCGATGTGGAACCAGTTTTTGGATTCTTGAAGGCTAATTTGCGTTTCACTCGATTTTCTGTACGAGGAAAATCGAAGGTAGAAAATGAAATGGGACTCGCATTAATGGCCGTGAATTTAAGAAAATTCACGGCCAAACAACTACGGTAA
- the ahpC gene encoding alkyl hydroperoxide reductase subunit C: MSLIGKEVLPFKAQAYRNGDFMEVTEENLKGHWSVVCFYPADFTFVCPTELEDLQEQYPALQELGVEVFSVSRDSHFTHKAWHDTSEAIGKITYTMIGDPAHVLSRNFDVFIEELGQADRGTFIIDPDGVIQAIEINADGIGRDASTLINKIKAAQYVRNNPGEVCPAKWKEGEETLKPSLDLVGKI; this comes from the coding sequence ATGTCTTTAATCGGAAAAGAAGTATTACCATTCAAAGCACAAGCATACAGAAACGGTGATTTCATGGAAGTTACTGAAGAAAATTTAAAAGGTCACTGGAGTGTTGTTTGCTTCTACCCAGCTGATTTTACTTTCGTTTGCCCAACAGAGCTTGAAGACCTTCAAGAACAATATCCAGCTCTTCAAGAATTAGGAGTTGAAGTATTCTCTGTATCAAGAGATTCTCATTTCACACATAAAGCATGGCACGATACATCAGAAGCAATCGGTAAAATTACTTATACAATGATTGGTGACCCTGCGCATGTTCTTTCTCGCAACTTCGATGTATTCATTGAAGAATTAGGACAAGCTGATCGTGGTACATTCATCATTGATCCTGATGGTGTTATCCAAGCAATTGAAATCAATGCAGATGGTATTGGCCGTGATGCTAGCACACTTATTAACAAAATTAAAGCAGCACAATATGTTCGTAACAATCCTGGTGAGGTTTGCCCAGCTAAATGGAAGGAAGGCGAAGAAACACTTAAACCAAGCCTTGATCTTGTAGGGAAAATCTAA
- the ahpF gene encoding alkyl hydroperoxide reductase subunit F, with protein sequence MILDADIKAQLNQYLQLLENDVLLKVSAGSDKLSNDILSLVDELATMSPKIKIEKTTLAKTPSFSVNRIGEDTGIAFAGIPLGHEFTSFVLALLQVSGRAPKIDQSLIDRVKGIEGEYHFETYVSLSCHNCPDVVQALNIMSVLNPGITHTMIDGAAFKEEVESKGIMAVPSVFLNGESFGSGRMTLEEILTKMGNTADASEFSDKDPFDVLVVGGGPSGASAAIYAARKGIRTGIVADRFGGQIMDTLGIENFISVKYTEGPKLAASLEEHVKEYDIDIMNSQRAKRLEKKDFVEIELENGAVLKSKTVILSTGARWRNVGVPGEAEFKNKGVAYCPHCDGPLFEGKDVAVIGGGNSGIEAAIDLAGIVKHVTVIEYAAELKADSVLQDRLYSLPNVTVIKNAQTKEITGTDKVNGITYIDRETEEEHHVELQGVFVQIGLVPNTDWLGDTVERTRMGEIVVDNRGATSIPGVFAAGDCTNSPYKQIIISMGSGANAALGAFDYLIRN encoded by the coding sequence ATGATTCTGGATGCAGATATTAAGGCACAATTAAATCAATATCTACAACTATTGGAAAATGATGTACTACTTAAAGTTAGTGCAGGATCCGATAAGTTATCAAATGACATTCTATCTCTAGTTGATGAGTTAGCAACCATGTCACCAAAAATAAAAATAGAGAAAACAACATTAGCGAAAACACCAAGCTTTAGTGTCAATCGCATTGGCGAAGATACTGGGATCGCTTTTGCTGGTATTCCTCTTGGTCACGAATTTACTTCATTCGTGCTAGCTCTTTTACAAGTAAGTGGAAGAGCTCCAAAGATAGACCAAAGCTTAATCGATCGAGTAAAAGGCATCGAAGGCGAATATCATTTTGAAACATATGTTAGCCTAAGTTGTCATAACTGCCCAGATGTTGTACAAGCTTTGAACATTATGAGTGTTCTCAATCCTGGCATTACCCATACGATGATTGACGGTGCGGCTTTCAAAGAAGAAGTTGAAAGTAAAGGCATTATGGCTGTACCTTCGGTTTTCCTAAATGGCGAATCCTTTGGTAGCGGTAGAATGACACTTGAAGAAATTCTTACTAAAATGGGGAATACTGCTGATGCCTCTGAGTTCTCAGATAAGGACCCATTTGATGTGCTTGTTGTTGGTGGAGGTCCATCTGGTGCCAGTGCAGCGATCTATGCAGCACGTAAAGGCATTCGTACAGGTATTGTGGCTGACCGTTTTGGCGGTCAGATCATGGATACACTGGGCATTGAAAACTTCATTAGCGTGAAATACACTGAAGGTCCTAAGCTCGCTGCAAGCCTTGAAGAACACGTGAAAGAATACGATATCGATATCATGAATTCTCAACGTGCTAAGCGCTTAGAGAAAAAAGACTTTGTTGAAATCGAGCTTGAAAATGGTGCTGTTCTAAAGAGTAAAACAGTCATTCTTTCAACAGGTGCTCGCTGGCGCAATGTCGGAGTTCCTGGAGAAGCCGAGTTCAAAAACAAAGGTGTCGCATATTGCCCTCACTGTGATGGTCCATTATTTGAAGGAAAAGACGTTGCCGTAATCGGCGGTGGTAATTCAGGTATAGAAGCAGCTATTGACCTTGCAGGTATTGTCAAGCATGTAACAGTTATTGAATATGCAGCAGAACTAAAAGCTGATTCTGTATTACAAGATCGCCTTTACAGCCTTCCAAACGTTACAGTTATTAAGAACGCACAAACGAAGGAAATTACCGGTACTGATAAAGTAAACGGAATTACCTATATAGACCGTGAGACAGAAGAAGAGCATCATGTAGAATTACAAGGAGTCTTCGTTCAAATTGGTCTTGTTCCAAATACTGATTGGTTAGGTGATACGGTTGAACGTACTAGAATGGGCGAGATTGTAGTAGATAATCGTGGAGCAACGAGCATACCTGGAGTATTTGCTGCAGGAGACTGCACGAATAGCCCATATAAACAAATTATTATTTCCATGGGTTCAGGTGCAAATGCAGCCTTAGGTGCATTCGATTATTTAATCAGAAATTAA
- the manA gene encoding mannose-6-phosphate isomerase, class I, giving the protein MYKNEPIFLQPVFQERIWGGKKLREEFNYDIPYERTGEAWVISAHPHGPSHIINGPLAGRTLADAWNEHKELFNKPNDYQGEYPLLIKILDAADDLSVQVHPNDQFAREVEGVPYGKTECWYVLSAEEGAELVLGHHAKTAEELAQLIDQGEWEQLLRHVKVKGGDFVYVPSGTIHAIGKGIVILETQQSSDITYRVYDYDRTDASGQKRELHLGRSKQVTTVPHKDVVVQQTEKVNGDLIDKKLVEEQYFTVHHWQLNGRAVCDMDKNFLQVSVIEGQAVLTSNETSFTIEKGTHFILPNGIQQYTLEGKAELIVSHESIIPKDE; this is encoded by the coding sequence ATGTATAAAAATGAGCCAATCTTTTTACAGCCTGTATTTCAAGAGAGGATTTGGGGAGGGAAGAAGCTGAGAGAAGAGTTTAATTATGATATTCCGTATGAGAGGACAGGGGAGGCGTGGGTAATTTCTGCACATCCGCATGGTCCAAGCCATATTATTAATGGCCCTCTTGCAGGGAGAACATTGGCAGATGCATGGAATGAGCATAAGGAGTTATTTAATAAACCTAATGATTATCAAGGAGAATATCCCTTACTTATAAAGATCTTGGATGCAGCTGATGATTTATCCGTACAAGTCCATCCCAATGATCAATTTGCCCGTGAAGTGGAAGGGGTTCCGTATGGTAAGACCGAATGTTGGTATGTGTTGAGTGCTGAAGAAGGAGCGGAACTTGTGTTAGGGCATCATGCTAAAACAGCAGAGGAATTGGCGCAATTGATTGATCAAGGTGAATGGGAGCAGCTCTTAAGACATGTGAAAGTAAAAGGTGGAGATTTTGTCTATGTTCCAAGTGGAACGATTCACGCGATTGGAAAAGGTATTGTTATCCTTGAAACACAGCAAAGTTCTGACATAACCTATCGAGTTTATGATTATGACCGAACAGATGCCTCTGGTCAAAAGAGAGAATTGCATCTAGGTCGCTCAAAACAAGTGACCACCGTTCCACATAAAGATGTTGTGGTCCAACAAACGGAGAAGGTAAATGGTGATTTAATCGACAAGAAATTAGTTGAGGAACAATATTTTACTGTGCATCATTGGCAATTAAATGGACGGGCTGTCTGTGACATGGATAAAAACTTTTTACAGGTAAGTGTAATAGAAGGACAGGCAGTTCTTACCAGTAATGAAACGTCCTTTACTATCGAAAAAGGGACCCATTTTATCTTACCGAATGGTATTCAACAATATACATTGGAAGGGAAAGCAGAATTAATTGTTTCTCATGAATCAATAATACCGAAGGATGAATGA
- a CDS encoding PTS fructose transporter subunit IIABC — MGKILAVTVCPVGIAHTYMAAENLQKAGEALGIDIKVETQGSIGVENALTEDEIAEADGIIIAADKEVPKERFAGKKVIITGVQDGIRKPEELIKRIQNGDVPVYKPQLAAANGAKKGKSKENPIYKHLMSGVSYMVPFIVVGGLLIALALMLGGEQTPGGIKIPDGSFWKHVESIGSTAFMFMVPILSGFIAVSIADRPGLVPGMIGGYIAANGSFYGSEAGAGFIGGIIAGFLAGYVALGIKKIKVPKAVQPVMPIIFIPIIASVIVGLLFIFVIGSPVAHVFEALTDWLAGMQGGSSILLALILGAMIAFDMGGPFNKVAFLFGSSMIAEGNYEIMGPIAVAICIPPIGLGLATFINKRKFTQTERDAGKASFTMGLFGITEGAIPFAAQDPLRVIPSIMVGSMVGSVIAMLSKVGDSVAHGGPIVAVLGAVDHVIMFFVAVIVGVIITAIMVIALKKNVEAVPVTISEDSNDAESVHEKTVRHTDTQRTEVASLNSEIHKLTDITSIELIETNLMGINRDDVIDEIISKFASNGIVRSKQEFKQAILNREAESSTGLGMNIAIPHGKSNTVNRPAVAFGIKRDGVDWNSLDGTPAKLIFMIAVPEEAAGDAHLKILQMLSRKLMDDEFRKQLLKVNSKQEAYKLLESI, encoded by the coding sequence ATGGGGAAAATATTAGCTGTTACAGTATGTCCAGTTGGAATTGCCCATACATATATGGCTGCTGAGAACTTGCAAAAAGCAGGCGAAGCGTTGGGCATCGATATAAAAGTAGAGACACAAGGATCGATTGGTGTAGAAAATGCATTAACCGAAGACGAAATAGCTGAAGCGGATGGTATTATTATTGCAGCAGATAAAGAAGTACCGAAAGAACGTTTTGCCGGTAAAAAGGTTATTATCACGGGAGTTCAGGACGGTATCCGCAAGCCAGAGGAATTAATAAAGCGGATTCAAAATGGTGATGTCCCTGTTTACAAGCCCCAACTAGCTGCTGCCAATGGGGCGAAAAAAGGGAAATCGAAGGAAAACCCAATATATAAGCATTTAATGAGTGGTGTCTCATATATGGTTCCTTTCATTGTTGTTGGGGGATTATTGATTGCACTTGCTCTGATGCTTGGAGGGGAACAAACACCAGGAGGAATTAAAATTCCTGACGGTTCTTTTTGGAAACATGTTGAAAGCATTGGTTCCACTGCATTCATGTTCATGGTCCCTATTCTTTCCGGTTTTATAGCGGTAAGTATTGCAGACCGTCCTGGACTTGTGCCAGGTATGATTGGTGGTTATATTGCAGCGAACGGAAGTTTTTATGGAAGTGAAGCCGGTGCAGGTTTTATCGGCGGGATTATTGCTGGTTTCTTAGCAGGTTATGTGGCACTTGGAATTAAAAAAATAAAAGTACCAAAGGCTGTTCAGCCTGTAATGCCGATCATTTTTATTCCGATCATTGCATCAGTGATTGTTGGTTTATTGTTTATATTTGTCATTGGTTCACCAGTTGCACATGTGTTTGAAGCACTAACTGACTGGCTTGCGGGTATGCAAGGTGGAAGTTCGATTTTGTTAGCGTTAATTCTTGGAGCAATGATTGCTTTTGATATGGGTGGTCCATTTAACAAGGTTGCTTTTCTTTTTGGTTCATCGATGATTGCAGAAGGAAATTATGAAATTATGGGACCAATTGCGGTTGCTATTTGTATTCCGCCAATTGGACTTGGACTTGCAACATTCATTAATAAACGCAAATTTACGCAAACGGAAAGAGATGCTGGAAAAGCGTCCTTTACTATGGGTTTATTCGGAATTACAGAAGGTGCCATTCCTTTTGCTGCCCAGGATCCGCTCCGTGTTATTCCAAGTATTATGGTTGGGTCAATGGTTGGTTCAGTCATCGCAATGCTTTCAAAAGTAGGGGACAGTGTAGCACATGGTGGTCCAATTGTTGCAGTACTAGGTGCTGTTGACCATGTGATAATGTTCTTTGTTGCGGTAATTGTCGGTGTAATAATTACGGCCATTATGGTAATTGCTTTGAAAAAGAATGTGGAAGCTGTGCCTGTTACAATTAGTGAGGATTCAAATGATGCTGAAAGTGTACATGAAAAAACAGTTCGACATACAGATACTCAAAGAACTGAAGTCGCCTCTTTGAACAGTGAAATTCATAAATTAACAGATATTACTAGTATAGAATTAATTGAAACAAATTTAATGGGAATAAATCGTGATGATGTAATAGATGAAATCATTTCGAAGTTTGCTTCAAATGGAATTGTTCGCTCTAAACAGGAATTTAAACAAGCAATCTTAAATCGCGAAGCAGAAAGCTCTACTGGACTGGGAATGAACATTGCTATACCACATGGTAAATCCAATACGGTTAACCGTCCTGCCGTTGCTTTCGGAATCAAACGTGACGGTGTCGACTGGAACAGCCTAGACGGAACACCAGCAAAACTAATCTTTATGATAGCCGTACCGGAAGAAGCTGCCGGAGATGCCCATCTAAAAATACTCCAAATGCTATCACGAAAACTAATGGATGACGAATTCCGAAAACAACTCCTAAAAGTAAATTCTAAGCAAGAAGCTTATAAATTATTAGAGAGTATTTAA